The following DNA comes from Aquila chrysaetos chrysaetos chromosome 9, bAquChr1.4, whole genome shotgun sequence.
CAGTCCTTTTTATACAAACATCTAGAGGTTGGATTTtggagctgcagccagcagggaCAACAGCCGGCAGAGTGCTAGACGCACTCAGCAAGGAAAGTACTTCTTCCGATAGGTGTGTTCGGTGACAATCCAGCACGAGCATGCCCTTGCTGTTCTGGCACTCCGTGTGCTTCTGCCACACTCTGGATGACCACAACTCCATGACTTCATCATCGCTGTATCCGTTCTCCTTCGCTTCCAACATGATAGATTCCGGCACATTGGCGGGCTGCTGTACATGACCCCTGTAGAAGACCAGTGTTGGGAGAACGCTTCCGTCAGCGAGGATTGTGAGGACAACATCACACCAGGGCTCCCCAGTTCCCACCGTCTGCAAAGCATTCTCCTTCCGGTCATCGCTGCTCAGCACCTCCACATCAAGGAAGAGAGAGATTTCATCGATGGCTGCAATCATGGAGAGAGGCAGGTCTTGAGTGTGGATTTGCCGCTGCACGAACTCGATGAAGCAACTGGCGTTGTCCTCTACATCTTTGGGGAGAGGGTGAGCCACTGCCCTTCGAGTATGCATGCTGAGGTTGTGCCGTAGCATGAACCTCACTGCCCACTCATAGGAGATCTTGAAGCCACCTTCGAGGGATCGGCCAATCTTGGTGGCTTTCTGGAAGAGGGTCTCCTCGttcacaggcagctgctgctctctctgtGTGAGGACCCATTCTGCTAGTTTCTCTTCAGCCTCTAAGCTGAGGTACTTGCCCTCTGACAGCGATGCCAAGTTCTCTTCTTGGAAAGCTTGAAACCTTCGTAGCCAGCGCTTGATCCGCCTCTGAGGATTTCGGAAGTGCTCTGCAGCCTGTTCAGTGTTGCAGCACAAAGCAAACAGTACAACTCGCAGCTTTTTTACTGACAGCTGCTCCTTTTTGCTTGCAGGCTCAGGCTCCTTTGTTGGCTGCTCATTGTCTTGAGCATCAATATTTAAGCACTCTTCTTCCTGGCAGACCAGAGGTCTGTTGTAGGCTGTTGGTGCCAGTTCAGGCTCCAGGTCATCTTTTGCAGGTAACATAGACTTTGTTTTCACAGTAGCAGCTTTACTTGGGGAATAGGTAGGACATGTGTTCTTCATGCTTTTGTCCTGGGGCTGAATGTGCCTTGAAGGGAGAGAACACAGGACCTTCTTAacactaaataaataaagctgttgagggaaaacaaacaaatggaaaaaaaccccaaacccaaccccacaaactgaaacagatgATGGCAGATAAGAGTTTAGAAACAGTTTACCTGGAATGTGATATCCAAGTAGGCCctgttaagaaaaacaaaacaacaaaaaacatttgcagcttAGCAAACAAACACTAAGTCAGTGCAAGCAAACAAGTCCTCTTACAGAAAGGAGGATCAGTGTTCCTCTTGTCTCTAACTCCAAAGCATCCCACCCTGCTGCAGGAACAGTCAATACTCATCCAACCGTTCAAACCCCAGCCTCCTCCCATACCCAAGTACCACCACATCCAAGCCAACAAGTGGAAACTGCTCAACTGGGCAGAGCCACACTCATTAGCAATCGTTAAAGACAAACAGCAAAACTCCACGTCCATTTGAAATAACACGAGGAGTTTGGTTAGGAaagctcagctttggccagatCCCTGCAGGCAATGCCTGTAAGTTTTCCAAGTTGCAGTTATTCACCGCCAATGGCTGGAATGCTGCTCTGAGGCTTTATTCAAAACCCAGCATCAGCAGCTGCTTAAGGCCTCCCAGTGTCATGGAGGTACAATGATGTCTCCGAGGAACAGAGGAACTTGCTGAAGCCCTCGGCATTATCTCTCCCTGGGAAGATCTCATGAGAACAGCAGTGATACAGCTGAGCTCCAGGCAGAGCCGGCCTCACTTAAAGCTTAACTCTCCAATCTCCATAACAATGAAGATTCATTCAGGCAGTTACAGAAGGTCCCCAACATACATTTTATCACTTTATCAGAACTCAGGACTCCGTAAGTGCTCAGCCCAATGCTAAACAAAGATGTATTTGACCTGGAGTCTATgaacttgtcctggtttcagctgggatagagttaattgtcttccaagtagctggtacagtgctatgtttttgaatTTGGTATGAGatgaatgttgataacactgatgttttcagttgttgctaagtaatgtttagtctaaagtcaaggatttttcagcttctcgtgcccagccagcaagaaagctggaggggtacaagaagttggtacaggacacagccagggcagctgaccccaactggccaacggggtattccataccatgtgacatcacatctagtatataaactggggggagtgggggtaGTGGGATCGCCGCTgagggactaactgggtgtcggtcagcgggtggtgagcagttgcattgtgcatcacttgcatattccaatccttttgttattactattgtcattttattagtgttactattatcattattagtttctttttttccattctattaaattgttcttatctcaacccacgaattttacttttttttttttctgattccctcccccatcccactgggtggggggggaagtgagtgagcggctgcatggtgcttagttgctggctggggttaaaccatgacagaactgcattaattttttgtaacttttctgctccttttcaaACACTTACCTCGGAAAATAATGTTACTAAACTCATGTGATGGATTGAAGACCAGATGTTCGGCCATTGCATCACCCTCAGATGTTACAAAGAGACAAGAGGAACAGGACAGCTTTACACCACTGGaaggaagcggggggggggggggggggggggggaagagagaagtgAGCTTAGCATCAGTATCAGATATGAAAATATGTACATCCCCTCACTAACAGTTAGGGAAAAACCATCACCCTCCAGTGCGTACAGGCAGTGTCCCCACCCTGAAACATTAAGTCCCACTGGAAGGCAGTGGGAATCTCACCATATTGCCCTTAATTCAACATATTTTGAATGCACATTAGATTCCCAGGTGATTAAAATAAGATGACAAGTTTTCCATTACCAGGCAGTatagtttttaaacaaagccaAGTATTTTGGACTCTTCCGAGGAACATGGTTGCTGTAAGACAAAAGAATTTATTAAATGTCAGAATTATTCCAGGTACTTAAACAGCTATAAAACCATGCAAAATACAGCACATTTACAAAGACAGATGCAATCCTGGTTTTAGTAATATTTTGGCTGCCACTCTTGTgttcaaggaaacaaaaactCTGTGTCTAgagtaaaaaaaacctgtacagtaacatttaaaaatgcctgGATTTTGGAGTAAGTGTTCTGCCATCCTGTTCTGTGGTCTATCCATGGTCCTGTACAAACCACAGGCTTGTAGaagcacagaaatttttttttttttcctttttaaaattttaaaattattaaatctgAGAATTTTGTAAGAAATCCTAGGAGCActgaaaaatgagttttctgcagcagcatgcaGTACACGTCATTAGCTACAATACTGATGGTTTGGAACAAATCTCAGCTCTTGCACTCAGTTTTCTCATCTCATTTGAAAGCCACCGCCCATGTCTGTGCTGATACAGAATACATGTCCAATGTCTTAGAAACCATTGCAGTGAACtggaattttcctttcttacagtgcagacagacagacatagAAGTGCTACTGCATTCAGGCAGGAGGAATTTCTATTACAGCGTTCAAAGAATCACACATACTTGATCATGTGGTTGGCATAAGCTCTAGAGCAGCAAGTGCTGTAGCGACATAGCGAACAGTGCACGTAGGTGGGAAAGTGGTTTGGGAAGTCGGGGATTTCGAAGCTGCACTCCAGACAAGTCTGCCTCCCCAGGACACTCCTGAAGATAAGAGGGATATTTTCATTAGTGTCTGAACAGGTATCTTTGGAGTTATAATAATCATCAGGACAGAGAAGAATTTAATGACATGTAAACTTTCAGAAGTCTCCAGTCAAGCTAGTCTCATCTTGCACCCTAGCTTCCTAGGGTGCCTCGGTGCCAGGCTAAACACTTCCCACTTGCTGTAGTCAGGAATATACAATTTAAAAGTGgataataaatttttaaaaaagaaaaaaaaaaagtattgaagACAAGGCAGCAGGACACAGGGTGGGCAGAAAGCCCTTATGGTGATGAAATTCCACTGTTTCTATAAAAGCACCCAGCTAATTCTATATTTTGCAGTTTCACCTTAAGGGCTTTCATAACATGActtaattctggttttgtgggAAGCTAGGCTCTCCTGGCATAAAGTTTCCTTGGCAAGTGGTAAGACAGAGCTGTCCAGTGCCGAGGACTGTATTACCCATCACTGTGGCATTAAAAAGCTAACtacatttcctttgaaaatctttttaaatttgaaatttagCAAAACgttctgacatttttttgaCCGCTCTCTTCTGGACGTTCCTCTGGACAGGCGGGTACAGGAAGATGGGCTGGGGATCAGTAGAAGATGACAGCGGAGTGGTTTCCTGTCCAGTGCCCTGCGGCATGTCATTTGAAGATATTGGCACTGTCCGTGGCTGTCCTCTAGATGCCCTGATTGTAACCTGCAGAAAACAGATACACCCATACCTCCTAAAACACAAGGGCAGAAGTGATCTATCCAAATTCAGACTCCTCTGTTTGGAGTAGTCTTTCAGACTCTTAGCAGAGAATAAACAGGTGCTCCTAGGACACGATTCATCCCACCCAGGGCAGCAGTAGCCTAAAAGAGGACACATAACTTGAGCCCCAGAAGTGCCTGTTTGTCCCTAATGACTACAGAGGGCACCCAGGCAACTAGTTCAGATACCTTCACTTGTAGGTACCTTAGGAGAGTTTAACCTCTGGCGTGCCACTTTCAGCTCCTCCCTCTCTCACTGTTTCTATGAAGTATCTGATTAACTAAGCACACACAACACAGACAGAATACAAAGTGCTTTTCTGTCCCAGTGAGCGTGGTTTAAGTGATGGAGATGAAGAAAGCATCAGTTTTGCAGCACTTAATAAATACACACCAATACAGACGCTATGGGTGTTTCCTGAAGAAACAGAGGACAGAGGTCTGCTGTTAACTTGGATTTCTTACCTTGGTTCCAGGTTTCAATCCTTCTAATTGTTTGGGCTTTCTGAAAGTTTTGTGGTGCTGCAGCTTGTGTTCAATTTTATCCTTGGCAAATAGGAACTGGAGTCTACACTTGTTGCAATGATAAACACTCTTCTTCTAAAGCAAATGCAGATGACATATTTCATTTGAGAGAAACAAAAGTCACAACAgagcagggttttttgtttaaaaaaagaaaaaaaaaaaaaaaaaagaagaacttCCCCCCTCTTTGAAACCAAAGGCAGCCCCATTTTTCTTTAGCATCTGGAAGTCCCTCCCCGCCAAGTCCCTTATcttgggtgttttggttttacattttttgtttgttttggttttttaattaaaatcatcaGGCTCTGTAGAGACACCAGACCTGGAAGTGCCATGGAACAAGTCTTATTCAGCTTGTTTAAGCCAAAGTAAGGCATATGAGCAGAGCAGTGCATGGGGCAACATTCCTTCAGAAGCTGCCTTGCCTCTGCCTCTTATGGGAGTCAGTGAAGGACTTCAGGTGCAAATCAACTCAGGCACTTGGTAAGAGTGCTACACGTCTATATTCTGAAAGTACACTTCAGCTACACCCACATAAAATATGTTGTCAATACAGCCAACATATACGGAAACAGAACACTGAACTacaaaaattacattcattTGTGTGCATACAgtattatttacttatttattacCTGGagataagaaaatttaaaacccAAATGAACACAGAGCCCACTGTTGGTTAATCATCACATGAAGCAAACACAGTCCagcaaaacatgctttttttctgctaagtAACAACAATCTGTGCTACTCCCAAAGGAGCAATGCCTCTTCTCTTCAGCACAATCCCTATGAAAGGTCTGGAATGACAGCATGCAAATTGCATGTTATGGAGTGAATACAGCACCTACTAAAATCCCTCTTTCAaccaagttttctttctttctgtttttattccAAGCAAATGCTCAACTAATCACATCCTTACTATCCACCGAATCTCTGTGGAGAGGGaaccaccttaaaaaaaaaaaaagaggggggggcagggagagggagggggagagagagagaaactacAGCCCTGACATAGTACCTGATGCCTCATGAAGTGCTGTTGGAAAGCATTGCCATTCTTAAAGACTTTGAGACAGTAAGGACAGAGCAGGTGCCGTGTGTCTTCATGGATCATTCGGAAATGGCTATCCACTTCAGAATAGAGGGATGAACGATACTGACAGACCTATAGGAGTGGACGGAAACAATTAACAGTGAAATAACATTGGAATCCATCTCACATCCACCATTGCAACATGGAGATCTTAACAGCAATGCCCAGATCCCCAGAGATACTTATCAGTGGAGTTTAGGAACCAGGTACTAAAGAACCTGCTAGCTTATTCCAACTGTAAGACACTAAATCAAGCCGTGTATATTCAGAGTAGTTtggagaaacagattttaactACTTGTATGAGAAGAAAGTAGTGACAATTCAAGCTCCagatccaagaaaaaaaagggagagacagTCAGTGCAAAGCAGTTGGAATATATTAAAGAGCAGTTTCTTCAGTGTCTatgtaaaatgcagaatttggAACATAATCTGTTTTAACAGATTTTAGAagtttcttcttgtctttttctttttggagggACAGTGTTAGGACCTCTGGGTGGAGAAGACACATTCAGAATTGATGCAAGCACAAATTTCATGGCAACAGAGCGTCAGGAAAAGGTATCACACAAGCAACTTAATCTCATCTGCTCCCGTGACGACAACTCTTTATGGCACAGCAATTTGCCTGCAGACCccgggaggaaaaaaatattagggTCTGAATGCTACTGGGACTAAACAAACATCTATCACACTGATCCAGCTTCAGAGCACTGGGAACCAGTAGCAAACGTTCAGCTACTCGTGCTGCTCTAATGGCCATTAGACTTCTCCAAGCCCACACCTCGAAAAAAATGCAATGGGCTCCACAGCATTGTTCCATGGCCCGAGTCTGTTTTGAACCACTATGAGCCACACACTTTTCTGAGAAGTGCCAAATTTCCTCTTATTCTCTAGTATGCATTTATGAGGTCCAGCCCCTAAACCACTTTTAATACCTGACAAACATAGGGCATCTCCCCAGGCTTGTGAGTGTCCTTCATGTGCTGTAGGAACATTGGCTCACTCTCGAATGCCCATTCGCAAATCTTGCACTTtgctgcaaaagaaaggaaaaacaggtaACAGCCGGGGGACAAAAACACCCACCCCATTACAAGTTTCTTTGGTAACAACTGtcccttaaaacaaaacaccccccccccccccccccccgcccaaaaCTAGCTCTGAAATCTTTGAATTGGGTAggcaacaaaataaattctgagaGGTTTCCAAAAGGCCGCAAAAATtctcttaaataaaacaatgggTACAACAAGATGTCCTAATGAGGGAACTTCAAGTGATTTTAAATCAGATGTCAATCTACTGATAAACATTAAATTCTACCCTGACATGATTATTGAACTCAATCTTTAAAATACTCTTGACAGTAAGTTTGTAGAAATGTAACTTAGATGGATTTTTCTGGTGGCCTACAAAACAAATGCACCAAGGGGCAAGGCAGAACAGACGCTCCTTTCTCAACAGATTTGCAGTTAATACAAGACAGAAACCCTCTTAAACctaaacaaacagcagcatcaaAATCAACTTACTTGTTGACTCATAGGGACTGTGGACATTCTCTAAGTGACACTGTAGCTGAAACGGAGTGGAGAACTGTCTGTAACAATGCTGACAGATGGTGTGGACATCTACCTCTCCATTCTGCTGATCCAGTTCAACGTGGTGCTTCATGTGATTCATAAACCTTATGGAGGTGAAGAGAAAGTGTGTGAACAGAAATTCAAACATTTTGCACCTGTAACCCTGAAAGCGTTATGAATGCTAcaccagaagtattttttaacagcATTAAGATGTTTCCTTCTTGCTCCTCCCATCAAAAGCCAAGTCTCCTTCTACCCAGCAACCTCCCGCTCCCTAACTGTGGGGGAAGTTAGGGAACAGTTTTTGTAGTACAGAGGCTGTACTACTTGCTTTTGAGCACTTCTGACCCCAACTTGGCATTCAACTGATGATGACAAAACATttcaacttaaaagaaaaatcagtagtCCAGTTATCACAATAGAACAACATAGTGGCTTGCTCAGAAGAATACacaatttcataaaaatattttcttcctctgttgaaAAAAGCATTGAGTAATGATGAGAAGAGCAGTTCTTCAAGAATTATTTCCTATTATCTACTAAGACTAGTGACGAGCAAATGAGACTTCTCTGCTGAAGAATATAGACGCAATTATTCTAACCATGCAATCTTCTTACAACTTTTGCCCTGACTGAACTGTGTGATGATGGGCAAATCTCTCTCTTGTGTTCAGTTTGGGTCTTAAGCTACAATACGGGAAAGCTGCAGGGTCTGATACTGATGCTTACAACtcatttttacttctgcagATCAAAGGTATTCAGAACACTGTAGACTTTTTGTGGCACATTGCATTCCCTTACCGTATATTGTTCTTTAGCCTCTTGGTGCAGTGTGGACACCTGAAGGAAGTTGGAACCTTGGGGAAGTTCAGTAGCTGGCTCACTTTGCCACCATCTCTGCCATAGTAGAAATCATCTACTAACATAATAAGCTTACTTTGGGATGAGTCAACTACATTCTCACTTGGCTCTGGAGCTTTAGCAGGTGGGGACAGTGCAGGGATAGGAGTAGAAGAGGGTGGTGAAGCAACAGCTGTAGTTTTTTCTGGAGATGGAGGCTTTGCAGATTGAATATTTGGTTCAGATTctggagattttcttttcctgaggaaTTTAACCATTTCGGGGCAGCAgtactaaaaggaaaaaaaaccacaaaacacccACACACATTAAACTAGATCTAGGAAGAACTATACACTATTAAACAGACACAAATTAACCAATACtaagaaaagacagaggaacTCTAGGAAACTCTTGAGGAAAGAGTAATGCAGAGTCAAtatcccattttctgttttgattgtTTACTGATATGTaagattagaaaataaatgcatctcCTGGCACCAAAAGGACATAAAACTGAGGTCCTGTCTACTTCCAGTGAGGGATGCTGTGGAAGGTCTTCCGAAGACCTCTCCTTTGCTTCTCACTTTCTCCTAGtcatattcttccttttcatagAAGTCCCTGATCTAGGGAGCAGAACTATTCTTTGCACTCAACAAGCATGCACAATTATCCATTAACTGCTACTCTTAGAATGGTTACTTACACACATATGTCCTCTTAAAGCTTCAGTGACTCGAAACTGAGCATCACATCTTGGGCAGACCTTCCTGCCACCATCTTGCAAATCAAATGTGGGAATAGGagatgaactgactgtaacaggaagaacacaaaacaaaccaagaaaaatggAATCCTTACACTTCATCTTAAATCTAGGCAATCTTTTTGgcatactgaaatattttagttttgagAGCTGTACTTTTACCTACTAACTAGACTGGAAGAGGCATGAAAAGGGCAAAAGTATGCAAACTTCTGACAATCTGTATGACGAAACATACCCCCCAGTAGCTAGAATAAGGAGTGTCTCAAAATTacacttaataaataaaaaaataagaaggaaaaaagatcagCTCAACTCatctcccctttttctttaaccatttgtttgctttggttttccatCAGACTACAATGCCTTGTCTTCACTTCCAACTGTAGTAAGAAACTCAGAATACAGATGACATGAAATGTACCATACATCAACTTTGACACCCAAACACCTTAGGAAGGTGTTTTTTTGGAATAAGAGAAGCAAAGATTTTATCCTTTTGCCTCCTTGTATAAAGTATTTCAGGTGTGTGTATTCTCAAGATGGCAGCATGCACACCAATAattttgaatgcaaaataatgtaTGCAAGCAAATATCCACAAACAAAATATATCACTGGATAAAAATGTACAGataaagatgaagaaattaatAGCAAAGCTTGTAAAGTGTTTATCCCTATTATGAAATCCCAGTAGTTACAGGTTAGCATTTTTTTTACTCCAGAAAAACTTCTGAATTCTCAGCACAATGAACCAAGTTAAGATAGCTGCTACAGACCATACCTtttaatgatgatgatgatgacgaCGACTCTGAAACACTAGATCTCTGGGAACCATGCACAGGGCTGCTGTTGGAAACCACCAGTGGGCCAGGGCTCTGTCCTAACGAAGGAATGGTGTTCAGGGTATTCACTAGCTTAGCAACCTCATTGCCAGGGCTCTGTCCTAACGAAGGAATGGTGTTCAGGGTATTCACTAGCTTAGCAACCTCATTGCTGTTCTCACCAGTCACTCCAGGTCTCTTTACAGTCACAAAGCTTGCAATACTCACTGCCAAGGGAATGGATAATACAAGAACACTAATAAGGAATCAGTAAGATCTGATCCACTGTGTGAATCCCGCCCCCATCTAGTATGCCTTGCCTCTTGCTCTTCTACCTTGAGTCTTCAAAGATGACTAAGCCATCAATTATCCTGTCCAGTAATGCAAAGGCTGGCAAGACTGGGAAAGTAAATTTCCCTAACCTTCCAGATCACACTTTGAGATATGAGCTAAGTCCCACGATGAAGTGAACAGGATGCTGATGgtcacaaaaattatttgtatttcttttctaaatgcaaTTGTATATGATTATGGCCAcataaagctaaaaataaccTGACTACTTGCTGTgtgaagaagtatttttttcctttttaaattgttcatCACTATTCTTGAGCAATCATTTCACTCATGAATTTagccaacattaaaaaaaaaaaaaaaaagcaacatagtTAGCTTCTGCTTGTGTTCATCATCTATTTAACTTtacctttcaaaaaatacaaGTGATTAACCAATAGCATTTTTCAGtgctatatatttttcaatAGCATTTTTTGGGGGACTTCTAGCTGATGGTCTCAGAACATTCTACAAACCAAAATTTAACTAGTTCTCAAACCAAACTGGACATGATAGCAGGATTATCCTCATTTTCCAGGTTGGTAAGAGAGATGAAGCATGAGTCAGTGACAGAGGCAAAAATAGAACCCAGGAGTTCTGACTCAACTTCTGTCTTTTAGCTGCTATGCCGTATGTTTGAAGATCAAATTATAGACAGTGTTATACACTCGAGTCCCCTTGCTTTTCCATGGCAAGTCTTACCTAATTTGGGGTTAGTAGCTTGACTGGactgccctggctgctgcacaGTTAACTGTCCAAGTGCTGTTGGCTGCGTTGCAGTAGGAGTTGTGGAGGTGCTGGGAGTGGACTTACTTTGCTGTTGTGCCTGGGACTGTGGTACAGTGCTCCTGATGGTAAGCGTGGCCGGAATGACCGTAGTGAAAGTGTTGGTGGTGGGTCGGACCGGCATGGTTGTACCTGGTCTCACCTGCGCCATTTGAGAGAACACCTGAGGAACGCCAACTGCCGGTTTAACAAACTGGGTACCTGGGgcttcaaaaacaaatgaacaaacaaggCAGATCAAGTAACTGAATTCCATTCCTTCCACAGTAATAACTGAGTACAACCTGTTTTCCAACACTGCTGAGCTCCCAAAATTCCCAGCAATTTCAGTGGAAGTTTTAAGAGTCCAGCACCTTAATTTCAATTCCCAGGCAGACTAAAACTGAACATGGATGCAGACAGAGTGAAAATTCTTCACTAGCATCGTTGCTTTGTTGTAAGGCAGGTGTCCGGTGACACACGAGTTCTTAGTCTTTCTGATGGTGCATAACAGGATCTCGTAGCAGAAATTAGTGTTAGAAAAATAATCCTCAGGGTGAGGCTTGGTTTACAGGCAGTTTCCCAGCACTAGCATGGCATGGTgagattttgaaaagaaggaagaggggtAGTCACAGGCTGGTACTTTGGAATTATGTTAACTGAGGAGGCTTTTTGAAGAAGCTAGATTATATGGAGCTCTAAGAGGCAGACATTCCTTCCAGCTGGAAGTCCCCTACTCTGCAAAGTGGTTTGTTACTACCATCAAAGGGCCTACTCCGCTACAAAATGACTAGCAGAATTACAGCCACAAATACGGACAAATCTCACCTACTACAGAACTGAACGCCCACCTCTTCAGAGCTACTAGATATGCAGgtgaaatacagatttcaaatacaattttttttttttaattcttagtACTCTAAAAAGGAACACGACAGTGGCTTTAGCTTGTTTCAGTCCTCACCTGGGACGAGGGTGATGGGTCTAACTGTTTGACCTTGCTGTACATTAAGAACAATTCCAACTTGGTTCATCGTGTTTTGTACAGGCCGCACATTCCTCACAGGAAATCCCTGCAGTCAAACAATACCATTAACATTAACACACTGAGAATCTTTGAAACACTTTCAATATGAGCTTTCTACcctaaaaatcaaataaacaaattaaaaccccccaccccacagtaCTATCATCTATAGATCAATTCAACTATGAGGCCATACTGTTCTTGGCCAGCACCTTACCCAACAGTAGGGCCCCCTTCTTTATACTCTACAACAGTCTGATATACAGCCTCCACTCGCAATCTCTCCTTCCCTAAACAGCTACAGAAATCTCCCAGGTCTTGGCAAATGCTCAAAGAAGCCAGTGgacgtttaaaaaaaattacctgcaCATtccccaggaaaataaaacaaagtagTTAAGTATTCTGCAAGGTCAAATTCACGCAGAGTGGACAGACCCATCTACAGCAGGTAGTCAGGCCCTACTGGTAAGGCTACAAGTGACAGCCAGCGTGAAGTCCCATCAGACCCGTGCTGGCTCCACAGGACCTGCTGAGGTGTGGAACATGGCCAATTTTCTCAAGCGAGATTCAACTGCAGAATGACTAGGAACACAAGCTATTTCTAAatctacataaataaaaaaaaaaaccaaaccaacaacaaaacaaaaaaccaacagatttCAGCTCAACTGTACCATCCACTAAAGCGcacaagaaaaactgaacagGCATCTGATTATTACTTAACAGAGAACAGTCTTCCATGTATGAGTGCACCAGATCTTCTGTCTCAGCCATCCTGGCTGGAAGGGCACTCACCTGGGTTGTTATGA
Coding sequences within:
- the POGZ gene encoding pogo transposable element with ZNF domain isoform X3 produces the protein MADTDLFMECEEEELEPWQKISDVIEDSVVEDYNSVDKTATAVSVSLQPVSAPLPAVAHASIGANLSAATSVSSSEAQNSDSAKKTLVAIFVNNNAGNPLVQQSGQPLILTQNPTSGLGTMVTQPVLRPVQIMQNANHVTNSPVTSQPIFITTQGFPVRNVRPVQNTMNQVGIVLNVQQGQTVRPITLVPAPGTQFVKPAVGVPQVFSQMAQVRPGTTMPVRPTTNTFTTVIPATLTIRSTVPQSQAQQQSKSTPSTSTTPTATQPTALGQLTVQQPGQSSQATNPKLVSIASFVTVKRPGVTGENSNEVAKLVNTLNTIPSLGQSPGNEVAKLVNTLNTIPSLGQSPGPLVVSNSSPVHGSQRSSVSESSSSSSSLKVSSSPIPTFDLQDGGRKVCPRCDAQFRVTEALRGHMCYCCPEMVKFLRKRKSPESEPNIQSAKPPSPEKTTAVASPPSSTPIPALSPPAKAPEPSENVVDSSQSKLIMLVDDFYYGRDGGKVSQLLNFPKVPTSFRCPHCTKRLKNNIRFMNHMKHHVELDQQNGEVDVHTICQHCYRQFSTPFQLQCHLENVHSPYESTTKCKICEWAFESEPMFLQHMKDTHKPGEMPYVCQVCQYRSSLYSEVDSHFRMIHEDTRHLLCPYCLKVFKNGNAFQQHFMRHQKSVYHCNKCRLQFLFAKDKIEHKLQHHKTFRKPKQLEGLKPGTKVTIRASRGQPRTVPISSNDMPQGTGQETTPLSSSTDPQPIFLYPPVQRNVQKRAVKKMSVLGRQTCLECSFEIPDFPNHFPTYVHCSLCRYSTCCSRAYANHMINNHVPRKSPKYLALFKNYTACGVKLSCSSCLFVTSEGDAMAEHLVFNPSHEFSNIIFRGPTWISHSRHIQPQDKSMKNTCPTYSPSKAATVKTKSMLPAKDDLEPELAPTAYNRPLVCQEEECLNIDAQDNEQPTKEPEPASKKEQLSVKKLRVVLFALCCNTEQAAEHFRNPQRRIKRWLRRFQAFQEENLASLSEGKYLSLEAEEKLAEWVLTQREQQLPVNEETLFQKATKIGRSLEGGFKISYEWAVRFMLRHNLSMHTRRAVAHPLPKDVEDNASCFIEFVQRQIHTQDLPLSMIAAIDEISLFLDVEVLSSDDRKENALQTVGTGEPWCDVVLTILADGSVLPTLVFYRGHVQQPANVPESIMLEAKENGYSDDEVMELWSSRVWQKHTECQNSKGMLVLDCHRTHLSEEVLSLLSASSTLPAVVPAGCSSKIQPLDVCIKRTVKNFLHKKWKEQAKEMADSTCDSDILLQLVLCWLAEVLEVISDSPELVQQSFLVASVLPGPDGTANSPTRNADMQEELIASLEEQLKLNEEQQEEAVAEVQDRTQAEESADPEILHQLFEGESETESFYGFEDADLDLMEI